Proteins from a genomic interval of Staphylococcus debuckii:
- a CDS encoding amino acid permease, translating into MGQKLQKELSNRHIQLIAIGGAIGTGLFLGSGQTIKLTGPSIFIAYLIIGMFLFAFMRGLGELLLSNTRFNSFVDIANEYLGPFGGFVIGWTYWLCWIVSSMSDLTAIGQYIAYWLPQVPNWISVLFVVLVLIAFNLLGAKLFGELEFWFALIKIITILALIVVGLILIFFSFKTDHGTASFSNLVSHGGLFPHGAFGFLMAFQMAIYSFIGIELIGVTAGETKDRDKTIPKAINNVPVRILLFYVGSLIIITSVVPWNTLSENSSPFVKVFGLIGIPFAASLVNFVVITAAASATNSGIYSNSRVLFGLAEQGLGPKVLGKVNSHGVPHISMLISSILLLFAALLNYVFPNAVQLFIYVTTLSTVLYLFVWTLIIISYIVYAFKNKEEHKANKFKLPGGPYAGFVVLAFFIFAYVLLLFTDETRKALFVSPIWFIFMIIMYQKYKNNARANVQKFRDSNKPKAD; encoded by the coding sequence TTGGGGCAAAAATTACAAAAGGAGCTTTCCAATAGGCATATTCAATTGATTGCCATTGGTGGAGCAATCGGTACAGGCCTCTTCTTAGGTTCTGGCCAAACTATTAAACTGACAGGTCCAAGTATATTTATCGCATACTTAATCATTGGTATGTTCTTATTTGCATTTATGCGTGGACTGGGGGAACTGTTACTCAGCAATACGAGATTCAACTCATTTGTAGATATTGCAAATGAGTATTTAGGACCGTTCGGCGGTTTCGTTATCGGATGGACATATTGGTTATGTTGGATTGTATCAAGTATGTCCGACTTGACAGCTATTGGACAATATATCGCTTACTGGCTGCCACAAGTACCCAACTGGATTTCGGTCCTTTTTGTCGTACTAGTCTTAATCGCCTTCAACTTATTAGGTGCTAAACTATTTGGGGAGTTAGAATTCTGGTTCGCTTTGATTAAAATTATTACGATTCTCGCTTTAATCGTTGTAGGTTTAATCTTAATCTTCTTCTCTTTCAAAACAGATCACGGAACAGCAAGCTTCAGCAATTTAGTATCACATGGAGGTCTGTTCCCTCACGGAGCATTCGGATTCTTAATGGCCTTCCAAATGGCAATTTATTCATTTATCGGTATTGAATTAATCGGCGTCACAGCCGGCGAAACGAAAGACCGTGATAAAACGATACCGAAAGCTATTAATAATGTTCCAGTACGTATTTTACTTTTTTACGTCGGGTCATTAATTATTATCACATCTGTAGTACCTTGGAATACACTCAGTGAAAATTCAAGCCCCTTTGTAAAAGTATTCGGCTTGATCGGTATTCCGTTTGCAGCCAGCTTAGTCAACTTTGTGGTAATTACAGCTGCCGCTTCAGCAACGAATAGCGGTATTTATTCAAACAGCCGTGTTTTATTCGGTTTAGCTGAACAAGGTCTCGGACCGAAAGTTTTAGGGAAAGTCAATAGTCATGGTGTCCCGCATATTTCTATGTTAATTTCATCAATACTATTGCTTTTCGCAGCATTATTAAACTATGTGTTCCCAAATGCTGTCCAACTCTTTATTTACGTAACAACACTATCGACTGTATTATACTTATTCGTATGGACGTTGATTATTATTTCTTACATCGTCTATGCTTTTAAAAATAAAGAAGAACATAAAGCGAATAAATTTAAATTACCCGGCGGACCGTATGCTGGATTTGTAGTTTTAGCCTTCTTCATTTTTGCATATGTATTATTACTATTTACTGATGAAACGAGAAAAGCTTTATTTGTTTCTCCAATTTGGTTCATCTTTATGATTATTATGTATCAGAAATATAAAAATAATGCACGTGCTAACGTACAAAAATTCAGAGATAGCAACAAACCTAAAGCCGATTAA
- a CDS encoding serine hydrolase domain-containing protein: MKNRSHPPFYIILLFVLSSLLFLGIALILILQSTYAASRQSSRQTLNHSANHQIHELMKQQDIPGMSVLMIQHGKVILNQGYGYQNLSKHQHATKNTQYEIASDTKAFTGLAILQLSKEHKVDLKAPVRKYVPWLHLYYKGRQTDVTIEQLLAQTSGISDSMSSDDEETLPKSKDNLKDRVKSINHATLKEAPGQQFNYANMNYNVLGYVVEQVSHQSYEAYIHQHILTPLHMQQTYFKTEKPTAVQKRSLSKGYVEEHGNIQADRPAYFKGDTPAAYMISSTTDLIPWVKYQLKPGASSRSIIAQSHQKLADTPYDKNAVGYGSGWFLNPESNQVLHPGTLPNYASFILLNTKDQNAVVILSNLNSSGIPNLAKTLDHQLAYFNEHQMINHYVAQHATLIGIVLWLLSLISTGCLIGIGLLVYHFRQHRRTWRYHS; the protein is encoded by the coding sequence ATGAAAAATCGTAGTCATCCACCTTTTTATATCATTTTATTATTTGTGCTGAGCAGCTTACTCTTTTTAGGAATTGCTTTAATACTTATACTTCAATCGACGTACGCTGCTTCCAGACAATCCAGCCGCCAAACTTTGAATCATTCTGCCAATCATCAAATTCACGAATTGATGAAACAGCAGGATATACCAGGAATGAGCGTCTTAATGATACAACATGGCAAAGTCATTTTAAATCAAGGATACGGGTATCAAAATCTCAGCAAGCACCAGCATGCTACCAAGAACACACAATATGAAATTGCTTCAGATACTAAAGCATTTACTGGACTGGCCATACTACAACTTTCTAAAGAACATAAAGTCGACTTGAAAGCACCTGTCAGAAAATATGTACCCTGGCTGCATCTGTATTATAAAGGTCGACAAACAGATGTCACTATAGAACAATTACTCGCACAAACGAGCGGTATCAGTGATAGTATGTCTAGTGATGATGAAGAAACCCTTCCGAAAAGTAAGGACAATTTAAAAGACCGCGTCAAAAGTATCAATCATGCCACTCTAAAAGAAGCACCTGGCCAACAATTCAATTACGCCAATATGAATTATAATGTGTTAGGTTACGTGGTTGAACAAGTTTCGCATCAATCTTATGAAGCATACATCCATCAACACATCTTGACGCCGCTTCACATGCAGCAGACTTACTTTAAGACCGAGAAACCTACCGCCGTACAAAAACGTTCTTTATCAAAAGGTTATGTTGAAGAGCATGGCAACATCCAAGCGGACCGCCCTGCTTATTTCAAAGGCGACACGCCCGCTGCATACATGATCAGCAGTACCACTGACCTGATTCCTTGGGTTAAATATCAGCTGAAACCTGGAGCATCAAGTCGGTCGATAATAGCGCAATCACACCAGAAACTCGCTGATACACCTTACGATAAAAATGCAGTCGGCTATGGCTCAGGATGGTTCCTTAATCCAGAATCAAACCAAGTATTACATCCAGGAACCTTGCCTAATTATGCATCCTTTATACTCTTAAATACCAAAGATCAAAACGCCGTCGTAATCCTATCTAATCTTAATTCATCAGGCATACCAAATTTAGCGAAAACGTTAGATCATCAACTTGCCTATTTTAACGAGCATCAGATGATCAACCATTACGTCGCACAACATGCTACACTCATCGGCATTGTACTATGGCTCTTAAGTTTAATCAGTACCGGCTGCTTAATCGGAATCGGTTTACTGGTTTATCATTTCAGACAGCATCGCCGTACTTGGCGCTATCACTCATAG
- a CDS encoding 5'-nucleotidase, lipoprotein e(P4) family encodes MNKIAKYSAIVGLASSLLVAGPTSAQAAGGAPTSTVVKAQPSTQQEANLGEQNTMSVSWYQNSAEAKALYLQGYNTAKDNLDKELKHYHGKGKGKKQPAIVLDIDETVLDNSPYQAYASLNNTTFPDGWHEWVMAAKAKPVYGAKAFLNYANKKGVAIYYVSDRDKETELEATAKNLKAQGLPQNDKSHILLKGKNDKSKQSRRDAVKKNHNLLMLFGDNLLDFDDPKAKTAQARTDLINKKKEEFGRKYIIFPNPMYGSWESTLYHNDYSKSATEKDQLRKASLTTFNPQTGEVKQVQQ; translated from the coding sequence ATGAACAAAATTGCAAAGTATTCAGCAATCGTAGGATTGGCAAGTTCACTTTTAGTAGCGGGTCCGACAAGCGCGCAAGCTGCAGGTGGTGCTCCAACTTCGACAGTGGTGAAAGCACAACCTTCGACACAGCAAGAAGCTAACTTAGGAGAACAAAATACCATGAGTGTATCTTGGTATCAAAATTCAGCCGAGGCTAAAGCGTTGTATTTACAAGGTTATAATACTGCCAAGGATAACTTAGATAAAGAATTGAAACATTATCATGGCAAAGGAAAAGGCAAGAAGCAACCTGCTATTGTCTTAGATATTGATGAAACAGTGTTAGATAATTCACCTTATCAAGCTTATGCTTCTCTCAATAACACTACTTTTCCGGATGGTTGGCATGAGTGGGTAATGGCTGCTAAGGCTAAACCAGTTTACGGCGCTAAAGCTTTCTTAAATTATGCGAATAAAAAAGGGGTAGCCATTTATTATGTGTCTGACCGTGATAAAGAGACAGAATTAGAAGCAACGGCTAAGAATTTGAAAGCTCAAGGTTTGCCGCAAAATGATAAGTCCCATATTTTACTTAAAGGCAAGAATGATAAAAGTAAACAAAGTCGTCGCGATGCTGTGAAAAAGAATCATAACTTATTAATGTTGTTCGGCGATAATTTGCTGGATTTTGATGATCCTAAGGCTAAAACAGCACAAGCCCGTACAGATTTAATCAATAAGAAAAAAGAAGAGTTCGGACGCAAATATATTATTTTCCCAAATCCAATGTACGGTAGTTGGGAATCGACGTTATATCACAATGATTATAGTAAATCTGCTACCGAAAAAGACCAATTGCGTAAAGCATCATTAACAACTTTTAATCCGCAAACAGGAGAAGTAAAGCAAGTACAACAATAA
- a CDS encoding C39 family peptidase — translation MSKKLLNVKPKSQLAPIPMVMGCEGTAASMLLNYNHIYVHPYSLMKRWPKHSSNPNKGYVGHFLMIKPGAHQTIFPQAFAPYLQLYDTKIIDGTGTTLEELETLIDNGQPALIYHTVLGQQPHKRTFKVDSGREEWVSNIHITLLVGYDDTHYYYIDPLWSQLGNKLIVPALIPSKLQTIKIPKEKMKESYDSVGRLAIYHKA, via the coding sequence ATGAGTAAAAAATTATTGAATGTGAAACCTAAAAGTCAATTAGCACCAATTCCGATGGTGATGGGATGTGAAGGTACAGCAGCTTCGATGTTGCTGAATTATAACCATATTTATGTTCATCCCTATTCATTAATGAAACGTTGGCCTAAACACTCGAGCAATCCGAATAAAGGATACGTCGGACATTTCTTAATGATTAAGCCAGGTGCTCACCAAACAATATTCCCGCAAGCTTTCGCTCCTTACTTGCAACTATACGATACTAAAATTATAGATGGTACAGGCACCACTCTAGAAGAATTAGAAACTTTAATCGACAATGGACAACCTGCCTTGATATATCATACTGTGTTAGGTCAACAACCTCATAAACGTACGTTCAAAGTAGACTCAGGGCGAGAAGAATGGGTTTCTAACATCCATATCACGTTGTTGGTAGGTTATGATGACACACATTATTACTATATTGACCCCTTATGGTCGCAATTGGGTAATAAATTAATAGTGCCTGCCCTTATTCCTTCAAAATTACAAACGATTAAAATACCTAAAGAAAAAATGAAAGAAAGTTATGATTCTGTAGGACGTCTTGCAATTTATCATAAAGCATAA
- a CDS encoding cation diffusion facilitator family transporter: MSASDNLQKAQRGAYLSLVVYIILSAAKFIVGYTFHSAAVRADALNNMTDILVSVAVIVGLKISIKPADKNHPYGHLKSENIATLLVSFIIMFVGVQVVMQNFPRIFRNDYHTPNPITIVVSVVSGIIMLAVFYYNFRLAKRTNSRSLHSSALDNLSDSVVSLGTGVGLIFTQFGFPIVDIILATVLGLLIVYTGFSIFRESIFTLSDGFNERDLEMYRQEVLEVPDVIDVKTIKGRYHGSSVFVDVTIVVKPDITLDEAHEICDRVETYMHERGVSSVYVHPEPYHPERNQELEK; encoded by the coding sequence ATGTCAGCAAGCGATAATTTACAGAAAGCGCAACGTGGTGCCTATTTAAGTTTAGTTGTGTATATCATTTTATCAGCAGCTAAGTTTATTGTAGGATATACCTTCCATTCAGCAGCTGTACGTGCAGATGCCTTGAATAATATGACAGATATTTTAGTTTCAGTCGCGGTTATTGTCGGGTTGAAGATTTCCATTAAACCTGCAGATAAAAACCATCCTTATGGTCATTTGAAATCTGAAAATATCGCAACATTGCTTGTCTCTTTCATCATTATGTTTGTAGGGGTACAAGTGGTCATGCAAAACTTTCCGCGTATATTTAGAAACGATTATCATACTCCCAATCCGATTACGATTGTCGTCAGTGTGGTCAGCGGCATTATTATGTTAGCTGTTTTTTATTACAATTTCAGATTAGCTAAGCGTACAAATAGTCGCTCTTTACATTCATCAGCATTGGATAACCTATCAGATAGTGTTGTCAGTTTAGGTACAGGCGTCGGTTTGATTTTTACACAATTCGGATTTCCGATTGTCGATATCATTTTAGCCACTGTTCTAGGATTATTAATTGTTTACACAGGTTTCTCTATTTTTAGAGAATCTATTTTTACGTTAAGTGATGGTTTTAATGAACGAGACTTAGAAATGTATCGTCAAGAAGTGTTGGAAGTACCTGATGTGATTGATGTTAAGACCATTAAAGGCCGTTATCACGGAAGCAGTGTATTCGTGGATGTTACGATTGTAGTAAAGCCTGATATCACCTTAGATGAAGCGCACGAAATTTGTGATAGAGTTGAAACTTACATGCATGAGAGAGGGGTCTCTTCTGTTTATGTGCATCCAGAACCTTATCATCCAGAAAGAAATCAAGAGTTAGAAAAATAA
- a CDS encoding APC family permease — protein MFNQLKHLLIGKPKRNRELSHEKITKVKALAILSSDALSSVAYGPEQILITLTVVSAAATWFTLPITAGILILLLALILSYRQIIYAYPEGGGAYVVTKHNLGEKLSLLAGGSLLVDYTLTVAVSISSGADAFIAAFPNLHAHKVLIACLLVVIILNLRGLTDSAKVLSYPVYLFIFGMIVLILYGTFKVATGQAQPNIHATVGTAVPGVTLFLLLRAFSSGASSLTGIEAISNAVTNFHNPAPKNAVKTLVAMGSILAFLLIGIVGLSYWYGIVPHMETTVLSQLATHVFGENVAFYFIQATTVLILVLAANTGFTAFPLLAANMAQDKYMPHMFTVRGDRLGFSNSMIILGSVAIMLIIAFKGATENLIPLYATGVFIPFTLAQYGMVIKWIRERPKGWLLKLSANAVGGTITFVVFMIFLITKFSHVWPILIFLPFVVFVLLKIRSHYRDIAEELRTDAVFKELAHIDKNLALIPVSSISAIVDKSIEYAELTADRTIAVHVSFDRTKDKAFQEKWKKHYPGIRLVIVHSEYRSIVRPLARFIDRIRSKAENDHFVITVIVPQFITKKGWQNLLHNQTGIALRWTLFYQKNCILAMIPMKLKK, from the coding sequence ATATTTAATCAATTAAAACATCTGTTGATTGGTAAACCAAAAAGAAATAGAGAACTTTCTCATGAAAAAATCACTAAAGTCAAAGCGTTGGCTATTTTATCATCTGATGCTTTATCTTCAGTGGCTTATGGGCCAGAACAGATATTAATTACTTTAACTGTAGTCAGTGCAGCAGCTACATGGTTCACTTTGCCAATTACAGCTGGCATACTGATTTTACTTTTAGCTTTGATTTTATCTTATAGACAAATTATTTATGCCTACCCAGAAGGCGGTGGCGCCTATGTGGTAACTAAACATAATTTAGGGGAAAAATTATCTTTGTTAGCGGGCGGCTCGTTGCTCGTAGATTATACCTTAACAGTAGCAGTAAGTATTTCATCAGGGGCTGATGCATTTATAGCAGCCTTTCCCAATCTGCATGCACATAAAGTGTTGATTGCTTGTTTATTGGTAGTCATCATTTTAAATTTGCGCGGTTTGACTGATTCGGCGAAGGTCTTATCGTACCCTGTATATTTGTTTATCTTTGGTATGATTGTATTGATTCTATATGGCACTTTTAAAGTCGCTACTGGCCAAGCGCAACCCAATATACATGCAACAGTAGGTACAGCGGTTCCAGGAGTTACTTTGTTCTTGTTATTGCGTGCTTTTTCTTCAGGTGCGTCTTCTTTAACAGGGATCGAAGCAATTTCCAATGCTGTAACCAATTTCCATAACCCTGCACCGAAAAATGCGGTAAAAACTTTAGTCGCAATGGGCAGTATTTTAGCCTTTCTATTGATAGGGATTGTGGGGCTTTCATATTGGTATGGCATTGTACCGCATATGGAAACTACTGTTTTATCACAACTAGCGACTCATGTATTTGGAGAAAACGTAGCGTTTTACTTTATCCAAGCGACTACGGTTTTAATACTAGTATTAGCTGCAAATACTGGATTTACAGCATTTCCGTTATTAGCAGCGAATATGGCGCAAGATAAATACATGCCTCATATGTTTACTGTACGCGGTGACCGTTTAGGCTTTTCTAATTCAATGATTATCTTAGGCAGTGTGGCTATCATGCTCATCATTGCTTTTAAAGGCGCTACTGAAAATCTAATTCCGCTATATGCTACAGGAGTATTTATTCCCTTTACATTGGCGCAGTACGGCATGGTTATTAAATGGATCAGAGAACGTCCGAAAGGCTGGTTATTAAAATTATCTGCTAACGCTGTTGGTGGTACGATTACTTTTGTCGTGTTCATGATTTTCTTGATTACTAAATTCTCGCATGTATGGCCGATTTTAATTTTCTTACCTTTTGTCGTATTTGTTTTGTTGAAAATACGTTCGCATTATCGCGACATCGCTGAAGAATTACGTACAGACGCAGTATTCAAAGAGTTGGCACATATTGATAAAAATTTAGCTTTGATACCTGTCAGCAGTATATCTGCAATTGTAGACAAATCGATTGAATATGCGGAATTGACTGCTGATCGTACGATTGCGGTACATGTGTCCTTTGATAGAACCAAAGATAAAGCCTTTCAAGAAAAATGGAAAAAACATTATCCTGGCATCCGTTTAGTGATTGTACATTCTGAATACCGCAGTATTGTACGACCATTAGCACGTTTCATCGATAGAATACGTAGTAAAGCGGAGAACGACCATTTTGTTATCACAGTGATTGTCCCTCAATTTATTACGAAAAAAGGTTGGCAGAACTTATTGCATAACCAAACAGGAATTGCCTTGAGATGGACCTTGTTCTATCAAAAAAATTGTATTTTAGCTATGATTCCAATGAAATTGAAAAAATAA
- a CDS encoding GtrA family protein, producing MRLTKTHYEIIKFIIVGGINTLDYYLVYLLLLKGIGLNYMLSHITGFIVSFVISYYLNCYFVYKVKPTWGKFIQFPLTQVVNMGMQTLLLYIFVQWLHISSVIAPFAGLILTIPITFILSKYILRDR from the coding sequence ATGAGACTCACTAAAACACATTATGAAATTATTAAGTTTATTATTGTCGGCGGCATTAATACTTTAGATTATTACCTTGTTTATTTGTTGTTATTAAAAGGAATCGGATTGAATTATATGCTCAGCCATATTACAGGATTTATAGTCAGCTTTGTGATTTCGTATTATTTAAATTGTTATTTTGTCTATAAAGTGAAACCGACTTGGGGAAAATTTATTCAATTTCCACTCACTCAAGTCGTTAATATGGGAATGCAGACGCTATTATTATATATCTTTGTTCAATGGTTACATATTTCGTCTGTTATCGCACCGTTCGCCGGCTTGATATTAACTATACCGATTACCTTTATTTTATCTAAATATATATTACGTGATCGCTAA
- a CDS encoding MFS transporter encodes MTTTRSYRGDNKLLLGIILGVITFWLFAQSVLNVVPTLQESFRTNAGIINTAVSLTALFSGLFVVGAGSIADKVGRVKITYIGLILSVVGSLLIIITNIPAFLIIGRIIQGFSAACIMPATLAIVNEYYIGKDRQRALSYWSIGSWGGSGICSYFGGLMSTFVGWRWIFIISIIVALLAMWLMRKTPETKADAGSDVQRGKLDVVGLIVLAIMMLSLNVIITQSSNYGFLSPIILSLIVVFIVSIIFFAFYEQRLKNPLIDFRLFKHKAYSGAVLSNFALNAVAGTLIVANTYFQQGLGFTSNQSGMMSITYLVTVLIMIRIGEKVMQKLGAKRPMMFGALLNAVGMLLIALTFLPTPIYVVSSVLGYLLFGLGLGMYATPSTDTAVSSAPDNKVGAASGIYKMASSLGNAFGIAISGTIYAVVSHHFNLAAGAMAGIGFNILLGIFAFLAVWVLVPKSTGETY; translated from the coding sequence ATGACAACAACCAGATCATACAGAGGAGACAACAAATTGTTGTTAGGCATTATTCTTGGTGTTATTACATTCTGGCTGTTTGCGCAATCGGTTTTGAATGTAGTGCCGACATTGCAAGAATCCTTTCGTACAAATGCAGGAATTATTAATACTGCGGTAAGTTTGACTGCATTATTCTCCGGTTTATTTGTTGTGGGTGCCGGAAGTATTGCAGATAAAGTAGGACGCGTAAAAATCACGTATATCGGTTTAATTCTCAGTGTTGTGGGATCATTGTTAATTATTATAACTAATATACCGGCATTTTTAATTATCGGTCGTATTATTCAAGGTTTTTCTGCAGCATGTATTATGCCTGCCACACTGGCCATTGTAAATGAATATTACATTGGCAAGGATAGACAGCGTGCCCTTAGTTATTGGTCTATCGGTTCATGGGGCGGATCAGGTATCTGTTCTTATTTCGGTGGATTAATGTCAACGTTCGTAGGGTGGCGTTGGATATTCATTATTTCAATCATTGTTGCATTGCTTGCAATGTGGTTGATGCGTAAAACTCCAGAAACAAAAGCTGATGCGGGCAGTGACGTACAACGCGGTAAACTAGACGTTGTAGGTTTAATCGTGTTAGCAATCATGATGTTAAGCTTAAATGTAATTATCACACAATCATCAAACTACGGTTTTCTTTCACCAATTATTTTAAGTTTAATTGTCGTGTTCATTGTTTCAATTATCTTCTTTGCTTTCTATGAACAACGACTTAAAAATCCTTTGATTGATTTTAGACTATTTAAACATAAAGCTTATTCTGGAGCTGTATTATCCAATTTCGCATTAAATGCGGTAGCCGGAACATTAATTGTCGCTAATACTTATTTCCAACAAGGATTAGGATTTACATCAAACCAATCCGGTATGATGAGTATTACTTACTTAGTGACCGTGTTGATAATGATTCGTATTGGTGAAAAAGTAATGCAAAAACTGGGTGCAAAACGTCCGATGATGTTTGGCGCTTTATTAAATGCAGTTGGGATGCTGTTGATTGCACTTACTTTCTTGCCGACACCGATTTATGTAGTCAGCAGTGTGCTCGGATATTTACTATTCGGACTCGGCCTAGGAATGTATGCGACACCATCTACTGATACAGCAGTTTCTTCTGCGCCCGACAATAAAGTCGGAGCTGCTTCAGGTATCTATAAGATGGCTTCTTCATTAGGGAATGCTTTTGGTATCGCCATTTCTGGTACGATTTATGCAGTTGTGTCACACCACTTCAACTTAGCGGCTGGCGCGATGGCAGGAATCGGGTTCAATATACTATTAGGTATCTTTGCATTCTTAGCAGTATGGGTACTTGTTCCGAAATCTACTGGAGAAACTTATTAA
- a CDS encoding multidrug effflux MFS transporter, which yields MIKNEQSRLPLIMIIVLGAMTAFGPMLVDMYNPALPQVQDDFGVSTSTSQLTLSFVMIGMALGQFIFGPLSDIYGRKRTVMTILILMALVSVGCAFISSINLFLGLRFIQGLLGGGAIVIARATVGDQFDGTALTQALAALLVVNGIITIVAPLVGGYTLAFASWKMIFAALTIISLVIFVAAMILMKETRSDAVARLNFGEIIKDFGHLLSKPKFVVPMLMQGLTYVMLFSYAAASPFITQKIYHMTPQAFGWMYAVNGVGLILMSQVTAFAVKYISREKLLHILTAIQLTGVFLVIITTWFHLPLWLLVIAFFIMVCPVTGIGPVGFALAIEERSGGSGNASSLLGLFQFILGGIIAPLVGIKGGTNVGPFIVIIVITSILVIVLNIWLSRLIKKA from the coding sequence ATGATTAAAAATGAACAATCGAGATTGCCTTTAATCATGATCATCGTTTTAGGTGCGATGACAGCTTTCGGTCCAATGTTGGTCGATATGTACAATCCAGCTTTACCGCAAGTACAAGATGATTTCGGGGTATCCACTTCAACATCTCAACTCACGCTGTCCTTCGTTATGATTGGTATGGCGTTAGGTCAATTTATTTTCGGTCCCCTATCAGATATTTATGGGCGTAAACGAACAGTAATGACTATTTTGATATTAATGGCACTCGTCTCAGTTGGATGTGCCTTTATCAGTTCAATCAACCTATTTTTAGGATTACGTTTTATTCAAGGTCTGCTCGGCGGCGGGGCAATTGTAATTGCACGTGCTACAGTAGGAGATCAATTTGACGGTACCGCTTTAACACAAGCATTAGCAGCATTATTAGTGGTAAACGGAATTATTACCATCGTAGCACCGCTTGTAGGAGGCTACACGTTAGCTTTTGCATCATGGAAAATGATTTTTGCAGCTTTAACTATTATTTCCCTGGTAATATTTGTAGCCGCGATGATCTTGATGAAAGAAACGCGTTCAGATGCAGTTGCACGTTTGAATTTCGGTGAAATCATCAAAGACTTCGGTCATTTATTAAGCAAACCGAAATTCGTGGTACCAATGTTAATGCAAGGATTAACATATGTCATGTTATTCAGTTATGCAGCAGCCTCTCCATTCATTACGCAAAAAATTTACCATATGACCCCTCAAGCATTCGGCTGGATGTATGCGGTAAACGGTGTGGGTTTAATTTTAATGAGTCAGGTAACAGCATTTGCTGTTAAATATATTTCGCGTGAAAAATTATTGCACATCTTAACAGCTATTCAATTAACAGGTGTATTCTTAGTAATTATCACTACATGGTTCCACCTTCCATTATGGTTATTAGTAATTGCTTTCTTCATTATGGTTTGTCCTGTAACAGGTATCGGACCAGTCGGATTTGCGTTGGCGATTGAAGAAAGATCTGGAGGAAGCGGTAATGCTTCAAGTTTACTAGGTCTTTTCCAATTCATTTTAGGTGGTATTATTGCACCTCTAGTAGGTATTAAAGGCGGCACAAATGTAGGGCCATTTATTGTTATTATCGTTATTACAAGTATTTTAGTAATTGTATTGAATATTTGGTTAAGCCGCTTAATTAAAAAAGCATAA